From one Prosthecobacter dejongeii genomic stretch:
- a CDS encoding c-type cytochrome domain-containing protein — protein sequence MKYLVPVCALGLLLVACASKPPAAPEKPVEALAGRDYFVTYVKPILETQCLRCHQGANPPAGLSLVQRSAAYAPRKRDRAYIVPGDPEASLLFTAVTREGTHPLIMPRLDITLTDDDIGALHEWIEDGAFWPDNPDGFLQPRYNIENP from the coding sequence ATGAAATACCTCGTTCCCGTTTGCGCTCTTGGTTTGTTGTTAGTCGCTTGTGCCAGCAAGCCTCCGGCGGCTCCAGAAAAACCCGTGGAGGCGCTTGCCGGGCGCGATTACTTCGTGACTTACGTGAAGCCCATTCTTGAGACGCAGTGCCTGCGCTGTCATCAGGGAGCGAATCCTCCGGCAGGGCTTTCCCTCGTCCAACGCAGCGCTGCTTATGCCCCGCGCAAGCGCGACCGAGCTTACATCGTGCCGGGAGATCCTGAAGCGAGCCTCTTGTTCACCGCTGTCACACGGGAGGGCACTCATCCCCTCATCATGCCGCGTCTCGACATCACCCTAACCGATGATGATATCGGTGCGCTGCATGAATGGATCGAGGACGGTGCCTTCTGGCCAGACAATCCAGATGGCTTTCTTCAGCCGCGATACAACATTGAAAATCCCTGA
- a CDS encoding HU family DNA-binding protein, whose product MPTATKRDMITELSDLTGLKHHQVAEVLDGLVELIGKKMETGHDVTFRKFGTFEVRVAKSKIGRNPNKPKDEVVIPDRCVVRFKPGRELKERVAKLSPESVEPKE is encoded by the coding sequence ATGCCCACTGCTACCAAACGCGATATGATCACCGAGTTGAGCGACCTCACCGGGCTCAAACATCACCAAGTCGCTGAAGTCTTGGATGGTTTGGTGGAATTGATCGGGAAAAAAATGGAAACGGGACACGATGTCACCTTCCGTAAATTTGGAACTTTTGAAGTCCGCGTCGCCAAGTCCAAGATCGGACGCAATCCCAATAAACCCAAGGATGAAGTCGTCATCCCAGATCGCTGCGTGGTGCGTTTTAAGCCAGGTCGTGAGCTCAAAGAACGCGTCGCTAAGCTATCCCCAGAAAGCGTCGAACCGAAGGAATAG
- a CDS encoding class I SAM-dependent methyltransferase, with the protein MRSDFHRKPTGSRTPPRPGPRPAPGRGPASAPRPDRSQGGTSWEKSADWYDRILGERGSELYQAVVIPQSLALLKPQKGERILDLGCGQGVFSRAMADKGAQVTGVDAAPTLIVKARTYPSRTPIRYYDRDAAQLNGLGEFDAASAILCLQNMEHLDTVIAATATVLKPGGRMLWVLNHPAFRIPRQSSWGNEEDRKIQYRRVDAYSSTLGIPILMHPGKADSESTVSFHRSFETLCSSGFKAGLTMAGLGEWYSHKESQPGPRARAENRARKEFPLFLALLWQKPFVTAPV; encoded by the coding sequence ATGCGCTCCGACTTTCATCGCAAGCCCACCGGCTCACGCACCCCACCCCGCCCAGGTCCCCGTCCCGCTCCAGGGAGGGGCCCCGCCAGTGCCCCGCGCCCAGATCGCAGCCAGGGCGGTACCTCCTGGGAAAAATCGGCCGACTGGTATGACCGCATTTTAGGAGAACGCGGGTCCGAGCTCTATCAGGCCGTCGTCATCCCCCAATCCCTGGCTTTGCTCAAACCTCAAAAGGGCGAGCGCATCTTGGATCTGGGGTGTGGCCAAGGGGTTTTCTCACGAGCCATGGCTGACAAAGGGGCTCAAGTCACGGGTGTGGATGCCGCGCCGACGCTCATTGTCAAAGCCCGCACCTACCCCAGCCGCACCCCCATCCGATATTATGATCGGGATGCCGCGCAGCTCAACGGTCTGGGCGAATTCGATGCGGCTTCTGCCATTCTTTGTCTGCAAAATATGGAGCATTTGGACACTGTGATCGCTGCCACGGCCACGGTTTTAAAGCCCGGTGGTCGCATGCTATGGGTGCTGAATCACCCCGCCTTTCGCATTCCCCGCCAATCTTCCTGGGGGAATGAGGAGGATCGTAAAATCCAATACCGCCGGGTGGATGCCTACAGCAGCACGCTGGGCATTCCCATCCTCATGCACCCTGGCAAAGCAGACAGTGAAAGTACCGTGAGCTTCCACCGCAGCTTTGAAACGCTGTGTTCCTCGGGCTTCAAGGCGGGGCTCACCATGGCCGGCCTGGGGGAATGGTATTCGCATAAAGAAAGCCAGCCTGGGCCTAGAGCCCGAGCCGAAAACCGGGCTAGAAAAGAGTTTCCTCTGTTTCTGGCTCTCCTCTGGCAAAAGCCCTTTGTCACAGCACCCGTCTAA
- the rnhC gene encoding ribonuclease HIII yields MAPITTYTKPLSTEQATKLRSLLLAQGWEFETKPHCLYAASRGKVNVLVYQKGPKVLVQGKDTADFVTLILEPQILGQAELGYEEVHHPEMYQPHIGVDESGKGDFFGPLVIAGVYVDTDVARRLREIGAVDSKRITSDQKIEQVAQAIRQVPGLRWEVVQINPERYNALYEKFGNLNRLLAWGHAKVIELLLERVPDCPQAISDQFANPAVLKKALQAKGQQIELVQRTKAESDPAVAAASILAREKFVLWLRESGQQLGTPLPKGVSQQVKDNAKILLQNQGPEILAQVAKLHFKTTQEVFNANESRSSSL; encoded by the coding sequence ATGGCCCCCATCACGACCTACACTAAACCCCTTTCGACCGAGCAGGCCACGAAGTTGAGATCTTTGCTCCTGGCACAGGGCTGGGAGTTTGAGACGAAACCCCACTGCCTATACGCTGCTAGCCGCGGTAAGGTGAATGTCTTGGTTTACCAAAAAGGCCCCAAGGTCCTGGTTCAAGGCAAAGATACGGCCGATTTTGTGACTCTCATTCTGGAGCCACAGATTCTCGGCCAGGCGGAACTGGGCTATGAAGAAGTCCATCATCCCGAAATGTACCAGCCCCACATCGGGGTGGATGAGAGTGGTAAAGGCGACTTTTTCGGGCCGCTGGTCATCGCTGGCGTTTATGTAGATACCGACGTGGCTCGCAGGCTGCGTGAGATCGGCGCAGTGGATAGCAAGCGGATCACCAGTGACCAAAAAATCGAGCAAGTGGCACAGGCCATCCGGCAGGTGCCTGGGCTGCGCTGGGAAGTGGTGCAAATCAATCCCGAACGCTACAACGCGCTGTATGAAAAATTCGGTAACCTGAACCGCTTGTTAGCCTGGGGACACGCAAAGGTGATCGAGCTTTTGCTGGAGCGTGTGCCCGATTGCCCCCAGGCCATTTCTGACCAATTCGCAAATCCCGCCGTGCTCAAAAAAGCCCTTCAGGCGAAGGGACAACAAATCGAACTGGTACAACGTACCAAAGCAGAGTCCGACCCAGCCGTGGCGGCTGCATCCATCCTGGCCCGGGAAAAATTCGTTCTTTGGCTCCGCGAAAGCGGGCAGCAACTTGGCACTCCATTGCCCAAAGGCGTCTCCCAACAGGTAAAAGACAACGCTAAAATCCTGTTACAAAATCAGGGTCCAGAGATCCTCGCTCAAGTCGCAAAACTGCATTTTAAAACGACCCAGGAAGTCTTCAACGCCAACGAAAGCAGGTCGTCTTCCCTATAA
- the purU gene encoding formyltetrahydrofolate deformylase — translation MREFPHLMAAADTATLLIHCPDRPGLVHDVTGFIFAHRGNIIDLQQHIDPTLDAFFMRLEWSLENFTLEKEEIAPRLQPLARRHDMQLRLHFASQKKRVALFVTKESHCLYDLLARHESGDLPVEIPLIVGNHDTLRSAADRFGIPFYHFPITKENKQEQEAAQIELLKKERVDTVVLARYMQIISPAMIAAFPNQILNIHHSFLPAFVGAKPYHQAHARGVKIIGATSHYVTADLDEGPIVHQDVMRVSHEDSVQDLVRLGRDLEKNVLAKALWWHVRDQVLVYQNKTVVFE, via the coding sequence ATGCGTGAGTTTCCCCACCTCATGGCTGCCGCAGACACCGCTACTCTCCTCATTCATTGCCCAGACCGTCCCGGGTTGGTGCATGATGTCACTGGCTTCATCTTTGCGCACCGGGGGAATATCATAGACCTGCAGCAACACATTGACCCCACCCTGGACGCTTTTTTCATGCGGCTGGAATGGAGCTTGGAAAACTTCACCCTTGAGAAGGAGGAGATCGCCCCCCGGCTCCAGCCCCTGGCTCGTCGTCATGACATGCAGCTCCGCCTGCACTTCGCCAGTCAGAAAAAGCGCGTGGCCTTGTTTGTCACCAAGGAGAGTCACTGTCTTTATGATCTGCTGGCTCGGCATGAGTCCGGCGACTTGCCCGTCGAGATTCCTTTGATTGTGGGCAATCACGATACCCTGCGCTCGGCGGCAGATCGTTTCGGCATCCCCTTTTATCATTTCCCCATCACGAAGGAAAATAAGCAAGAGCAAGAGGCCGCCCAGATCGAACTGCTGAAAAAGGAGCGTGTGGATACCGTGGTGCTGGCCCGCTACATGCAGATCATCAGTCCGGCGATGATCGCCGCCTTCCCGAATCAAATCCTCAATATCCACCACAGTTTCTTACCCGCTTTTGTGGGGGCCAAGCCCTACCACCAAGCCCATGCCCGTGGCGTGAAAATCATCGGAGCCACCAGTCACTACGTGACAGCAGATCTGGATGAAGGTCCCATCGTGCATCAAGACGTGATGCGGGTGAGCCATGAGGACAGCGTCCAGGATCTGGTACGACTAGGTCGGGACCTGGAAAAAAACGTGCTCGCTAAGGCCCTCTGGTGGCACGTGCGTGACCAGGTGCTGGTTTACCAGAATAAGACCGTGGTGTTTGAGTGA
- a CDS encoding NAD(P)-dependent oxidoreductase — MSKTIAFVGVGRMGANMARRLKECGYSVTAVYDSHRPIAVALAEELGCAAPEKLAEVTAAAEVIFTVVTNDESMRGIFLAPGDNLLQAAANKIFINCATVSPGIHRQVYEAAKASGAYSLEASMASSISHAREGKLYLMLAGDEGVYNEVLPILEQMSVNRRFIGGPGRAAEVKALVNMVMNINTAGLAEGLGLAAALGHDLDMVREVFSQTGANSRVLETDGGDMVAREHDCWFSAEHAAKDSGIAGGMAESVGLNLPLNLATISQYQKMVSLGLGDLDKSGIAELTFKGRHA; from the coding sequence ATGAGCAAAACCATCGCCTTTGTCGGAGTCGGACGCATGGGAGCCAACATGGCTCGCCGTCTAAAAGAATGCGGATACAGCGTGACTGCTGTTTATGATAGCCATCGCCCCATCGCCGTGGCGCTGGCGGAGGAACTCGGATGCGCAGCTCCTGAAAAGCTGGCGGAAGTGACGGCTGCCGCCGAGGTGATTTTCACCGTCGTGACGAATGACGAATCCATGCGCGGCATCTTTTTGGCACCGGGTGACAATCTACTCCAGGCAGCGGCTAACAAGATCTTCATCAACTGCGCCACCGTTTCTCCTGGCATTCATCGTCAGGTTTATGAAGCAGCTAAAGCCAGCGGTGCGTACAGTCTGGAAGCCAGCATGGCCTCCAGCATCAGCCATGCACGTGAGGGGAAGCTGTACCTCATGCTGGCAGGCGATGAAGGTGTTTATAACGAGGTGCTGCCTATCCTGGAACAGATGAGCGTGAACCGTCGTTTTATTGGTGGGCCAGGCCGGGCCGCGGAAGTGAAAGCCCTGGTAAACATGGTGATGAATATCAACACCGCAGGTCTCGCCGAAGGGCTGGGCCTCGCAGCGGCGCTGGGGCATGATCTCGACATGGTCCGCGAAGTCTTCAGCCAAACAGGCGCGAACAGCCGCGTGCTGGAGACGGATGGCGGTGACATGGTGGCGCGCGAACATGACTGCTGGTTCTCTGCCGAACACGCAGCCAAGGACAGTGGCATCGCGGGCGGCATGGCTGAAAGTGTGGGCCTCAATCTGCCGCTCAACTTGGCCACCATTTCTCAGTATCAAAAGATGGTTAGCCTGGGTCTTGGAGATCTGGACAAATCAGGCATTGCGGAGCTAACCTTCAAAGGGCGGCACGCGTAA
- a CDS encoding NHL domain-containing protein — MSLFRSLFLLALLPGYSLADRIHLVAGGVRDEVGIAATEAVLKEPFGAEFDAGGHLWIVEMVSGNRLLQVDGGGLITHVAGQLTPGFSGDGGPALRAQFNGPHNLAIQPDGKVLVGDTWNGRVRVVDVKAGTVKTLEGWQAPQGKERGNGPYCITLDFSGMQLYIADLRQVHRLDLATGKSVVIAGNGQKGLPENGALATEAPLVDPRAVAADRQGNVYILERNGNALRVVDKSGRIRTVVNASGKKGGAGDGGAALEATMNGPKHLCIDRDDSVLIADAESHLIRRYVPTTGKIERVAGTGVKGSAGVGGDPRQCQLARPHGVTVHPQTGEIFITDSYNNRVLKIVNE; from the coding sequence ATGTCGCTCTTTCGCTCCCTCTTCTTACTGGCTCTGCTGCCTGGTTATTCTCTGGCAGATCGCATTCACCTGGTGGCAGGAGGTGTGCGGGATGAGGTGGGCATCGCAGCGACAGAAGCGGTTTTAAAAGAGCCTTTCGGGGCGGAATTTGATGCTGGTGGTCACCTGTGGATTGTGGAGATGGTTTCTGGCAATCGCCTCCTCCAGGTGGATGGCGGCGGCCTCATCACCCATGTGGCTGGGCAACTGACTCCGGGTTTCAGTGGCGATGGGGGCCCGGCCTTGCGTGCTCAGTTCAATGGCCCTCATAATCTCGCCATCCAACCCGATGGCAAAGTTCTGGTGGGAGATACCTGGAATGGTCGTGTGCGTGTAGTGGATGTGAAAGCAGGCACGGTGAAAACTCTCGAAGGCTGGCAGGCGCCTCAGGGGAAGGAACGCGGCAACGGCCCTTACTGCATCACGCTGGATTTCAGCGGTATGCAACTCTACATCGCGGATCTGCGTCAGGTACATCGCCTGGATTTAGCGACGGGTAAGTCTGTGGTCATCGCTGGCAATGGTCAGAAAGGCCTACCGGAAAATGGAGCATTGGCCACCGAGGCCCCGCTGGTAGATCCCCGCGCCGTGGCTGCAGATCGCCAGGGCAATGTGTACATTTTAGAGCGTAATGGCAATGCCCTGCGTGTGGTGGATAAGAGTGGGCGCATCCGCACCGTGGTGAATGCCTCGGGTAAAAAAGGCGGCGCTGGGGACGGTGGTGCTGCACTGGAGGCTACGATGAACGGCCCTAAACACCTCTGCATAGATCGGGATGATTCGGTCCTCATTGCAGATGCGGAAAGTCATCTCATCCGTCGTTATGTGCCCACCACTGGTAAGATCGAGCGTGTCGCCGGGACCGGCGTGAAAGGCAGCGCTGGCGTGGGGGGAGATCCCCGTCAGTGCCAACTGGCCCGCCCGCACGGCGTCACCGTTCATCCACAAACGGGAGAAATCTTCATCACAGATAGTTATAACAACCGTGTGCTAAAGATCGTCAACGAGTGA
- a CDS encoding gluconokinase encodes MQPTDLPAPLPRTIIVMGVSGCGKTLIGTLLAERLGGICEDADDFHSLANKDKMRAGIPLTDEDRWPWYAALRARIEEMRGQTAVYVLACSALKNIYREKLRKGDAEEDFIFIHLKGSKEVIFSRMAKRQGHYMPVSLLDSQFAILEESPDLWTVSLEQSPESILAEILQRLGHA; translated from the coding sequence ATGCAGCCGACCGATCTCCCCGCCCCCCTTCCCCGCACCATCATCGTTATGGGAGTTAGTGGCTGTGGCAAAACCCTCATCGGCACCCTGTTGGCCGAGCGCTTAGGCGGCATCTGTGAAGATGCAGATGACTTTCACTCGCTGGCGAATAAGGACAAAATGCGCGCCGGCATCCCGCTGACGGATGAAGATCGCTGGCCCTGGTATGCGGCCCTGCGCGCCCGCATCGAAGAAATGCGCGGCCAGACCGCCGTTTATGTGCTGGCCTGCTCTGCCCTGAAAAACATCTATCGGGAAAAACTGCGGAAGGGCGATGCTGAGGAAGACTTCATCTTCATTCATTTAAAAGGTTCGAAAGAGGTGATCTTTTCCCGCATGGCCAAACGCCAAGGCCACTACATGCCCGTCAGCCTGCTAGACAGTCAGTTTGCGATCTTGGAAGAATCCCCAGATCTCTGGACGGTGTCTCTGGAGCAGTCGCCTGAAAGCATCCTGGCGGAAATCCTTCAGCGCCTGGGTCACGCTTGA
- a CDS encoding NHL repeat-containing protein has translation MKLFALSLSLLLSPLVHAAEWTISTFAGTGEKGFSGDGGPATKAKMDNPFGVTRGPDGAIWYCEYTGQKIRKITPDGVIHTIAGTGETGYTGDGGPALKATFNLPHEIRFDAAGDLYIVDMKNNAVRKVDMKTGLISTFAGTGVAGYAGDGGAAAQAQLKQPHSIQFGPDGDLYICDIGNNTIRKVDMKTQIITTFAGTGKAGDTPDGAPIAGTPLKGPRSLDFDKAGNLWLCTREGNQVFKFDLKAGKIHHVAGTGKKGFTGHGGPAKEATLSGPKGIALDAEGNAWLADTESHSVRMVNAKTGTLDLIAGTGMKGDGADGDPLKCEMARLHGIYVDHDGAVYIGDSEAHKVRVLRQK, from the coding sequence ATGAAACTCTTCGCTCTCAGTCTGTCCCTCCTGCTCTCCCCTCTTGTTCATGCGGCAGAATGGACGATTTCCACATTTGCCGGAACTGGTGAAAAAGGGTTTAGCGGCGATGGAGGGCCCGCCACGAAGGCGAAAATGGACAATCCTTTCGGTGTTACTCGTGGGCCTGATGGGGCGATTTGGTACTGTGAGTACACGGGACAAAAGATACGTAAAATCACACCCGATGGCGTCATCCACACCATCGCAGGCACGGGTGAAACGGGTTATACGGGAGATGGAGGTCCGGCTTTGAAAGCCACTTTTAATCTGCCTCATGAGATCCGTTTCGATGCCGCTGGTGACCTTTACATCGTGGACATGAAAAACAACGCGGTGCGTAAGGTGGATATGAAAACGGGCCTCATCAGCACCTTCGCTGGAACAGGAGTGGCAGGCTACGCTGGTGATGGTGGTGCTGCGGCACAGGCGCAGTTGAAGCAGCCACACAGCATTCAGTTTGGTCCAGACGGGGACTTATACATTTGTGATATCGGAAATAACACCATTCGTAAGGTGGATATGAAGACCCAAATCATCACCACTTTTGCAGGCACGGGCAAAGCTGGAGACACTCCCGATGGCGCACCCATCGCTGGCACACCGCTCAAAGGTCCAAGGTCTCTGGACTTTGACAAAGCAGGCAACCTTTGGCTCTGCACCCGTGAGGGGAATCAGGTGTTTAAATTTGATCTCAAGGCCGGCAAGATCCACCACGTCGCAGGCACTGGTAAGAAGGGTTTTACGGGGCATGGCGGCCCGGCCAAAGAGGCTACCCTCAGTGGCCCAAAGGGCATCGCACTGGATGCTGAAGGCAATGCCTGGCTGGCCGATACAGAGAGCCATAGCGTGCGTATGGTGAATGCTAAAACAGGCACGCTGGATCTCATCGCGGGTACCGGAATGAAGGGTGATGGTGCAGATGGTGATCCTCTGAAATGTGAAATGGCGCGCCTGCATGGCATCTATGTGGACCATGATGGTGCCGTGTACATTGGCGATAGCGAGGCGCACAAAGTCCGCGTTTTGCGCCAAAAGTGA
- a CDS encoding aspartate aminotransferase family protein produces MGKEYDTTPQTVPHVATKYRTICTPVPHPESIQHIERSRKYEPLSMRGMPPIVWDRAEDIFVFDKYGNRWLDWSSGVLVTNCGHGVPEVRQAILDQVNSGLIHNYVFPSEERPELCELIASVSPEPLKKVFLLSTGSEATECAIKLSRAHGIAVGGREKIGIIGFDRGYHGRTLASQQAGGMSGQKSWIVNMDPAIINVPFPDGYWEGDSSFDGFLKAVENSGMKPSQIAGVIMESYQGVGPDFAPVPYIEKLRAWCTEHDVVLTFDEVQSGFGRTGKFWAFEHYGVVPDLICCGKGISSSLPLAAVIGRQDIMDQFPPGSMTSTHSGNPVCCAAALANIRKLLDEDLTGNAALLGPVLLAGCLAIQAKHPEVIGNVTGAGLVAGLQTVKRGTKQPDHDLAHRVIELCYQKGLLFFAPVGAWGQTVKICPPLTIPQEALEEGLAVLAEAFDEAVAELG; encoded by the coding sequence ATGGGCAAAGAATACGACACCACTCCACAGACCGTCCCGCACGTGGCGACGAAATACCGCACGATCTGCACGCCGGTCCCTCATCCAGAATCCATTCAGCACATCGAGCGGAGTCGCAAGTATGAGCCCCTGTCCATGCGCGGAATGCCGCCCATTGTTTGGGACCGCGCTGAAGACATCTTCGTTTTCGATAAATACGGAAATCGCTGGCTCGACTGGAGCAGTGGCGTACTGGTGACGAACTGTGGTCACGGCGTGCCTGAAGTCCGCCAAGCCATCCTGGATCAGGTCAATAGCGGCCTCATTCATAACTACGTCTTTCCAAGTGAAGAGCGGCCAGAGCTGTGTGAACTCATCGCCAGCGTCTCGCCTGAGCCCCTTAAAAAAGTCTTCCTGCTGAGCACCGGCAGTGAGGCCACAGAGTGCGCTATCAAACTCAGCCGCGCCCATGGCATTGCGGTGGGTGGGCGTGAGAAGATCGGCATCATCGGTTTTGACCGGGGTTACCATGGTCGCACGCTCGCTTCCCAACAGGCCGGGGGCATGTCGGGCCAGAAGTCCTGGATCGTCAACATGGACCCCGCCATCATCAATGTGCCGTTTCCAGACGGATATTGGGAAGGGGACAGCAGCTTTGATGGCTTTTTAAAAGCGGTCGAAAACAGTGGCATGAAACCTAGCCAGATCGCCGGCGTGATCATGGAAAGTTATCAGGGCGTGGGTCCTGACTTTGCCCCGGTGCCATACATCGAAAAACTGCGGGCTTGGTGCACAGAGCATGACGTGGTTTTGACCTTTGATGAAGTGCAGTCGGGCTTTGGCCGCACGGGCAAGTTCTGGGCCTTCGAGCATTACGGAGTGGTCCCAGACCTCATTTGCTGTGGTAAGGGCATCTCCTCTTCGCTGCCCCTGGCTGCCGTCATTGGCCGCCAGGACATCATGGATCAGTTCCCTCCGGGGTCCATGACCAGCACCCACTCGGGCAACCCTGTCTGCTGCGCCGCTGCCCTGGCTAACATCCGCAAGCTGCTGGATGAAGACCTCACAGGCAATGCGGCCCTTTTAGGCCCCGTGCTGCTGGCTGGATGCCTGGCCATTCAGGCCAAGCATCCTGAAGTCATCGGCAACGTCACCGGAGCAGGCCTCGTGGCGGGTCTCCAGACCGTCAAGCGCGGCACCAAGCAGCCAGACCATGACCTTGCCCACCGTGTCATCGAACTCTGTTATCAGAAGGGTCTGCTCTTCTTCGCCCCCGTGGGTGCCTGGGGGCAGACCGTGAAAATCTGCCCGCCACTTACCATCCCTCAAGAAGCGCTCGAAGAAGGTCTCGCTGTGCTGGCGGAAGCCTTCGACGAAGCCGTCGCTGAATTGGGTTAA
- a CDS encoding sensor histidine kinase has translation MNFSRRWHQSLAARYGVVMVVFVAMGSLLLVAWLRYQQQEEMQRLFVTVAQNDVDFVMRLNLPRSPKLADDLSQLLRMNIHFRNRLGQAGPGLRQEEARMLMDAPTSLEVLQLPTGRQALVLPVDEQHDMIFIRDAPALTLSLWHPATRYSLIAFWLFSALFAWVIGRQVVEPVGRLTRRLGGFFSPQARALPETKRADEIGELARALTQTRDDLLSERERRAQSERLALLGRVATGLAHEIKNPLASIQLHAQLIESVDLDDESQTSLRHLLAEVRVIEGLVNQWLYLARPASPKKQPLSLLPLLQETVQMLQPQAEHTGTNIQLIHEGEGNSTAPDTLGDRLRLQQVFRNIILNAMQAMPGGGRLEITLKTDPSWVTLTFDDRGPGFSAAALDQGVELFFSEKEGGMGVGLNVAREIISAHGGQMTLKNHPKGGARVEITLPMITF, from the coding sequence ATGAATTTCTCCCGGCGCTGGCATCAGAGTCTCGCAGCGCGTTACGGCGTGGTGATGGTGGTCTTCGTTGCCATGGGGTCCTTGCTCCTAGTGGCCTGGCTGCGCTATCAGCAGCAGGAGGAAATGCAGCGGCTCTTTGTCACGGTGGCGCAAAATGACGTGGACTTTGTCATGCGACTGAATCTCCCGCGCAGTCCGAAGTTGGCCGATGATCTGAGCCAACTCCTGCGCATGAACATCCACTTTCGCAACCGTCTGGGCCAGGCGGGCCCTGGGCTAAGGCAAGAGGAAGCGCGGATGCTCATGGATGCCCCCACAAGCCTGGAAGTGCTGCAACTCCCCACAGGCCGCCAAGCTCTGGTGCTACCGGTAGATGAGCAGCATGACATGATCTTCATCCGTGATGCCCCGGCCCTGACCCTGAGCCTGTGGCACCCTGCGACCCGATACTCCTTGATCGCCTTTTGGTTATTCTCGGCCCTTTTTGCCTGGGTCATCGGGCGGCAAGTGGTGGAGCCTGTGGGGCGTCTCACCCGCAGGCTAGGCGGCTTTTTTAGCCCTCAGGCACGCGCGCTTCCGGAAACGAAACGGGCTGATGAGATCGGCGAACTGGCACGTGCACTGACCCAGACCCGAGATGACCTGCTAAGCGAACGTGAACGCCGCGCCCAGTCGGAAAGACTCGCCTTGTTAGGCCGTGTAGCCACAGGGCTGGCGCATGAAATCAAAAATCCGCTGGCCTCCATTCAACTGCACGCTCAACTCATTGAAAGTGTGGATCTAGATGATGAATCTCAGACATCTCTACGGCATCTTCTGGCTGAGGTTCGGGTGATTGAGGGGCTCGTGAACCAATGGCTCTATTTAGCCCGCCCAGCTTCCCCCAAAAAGCAGCCACTCTCTCTGCTACCGCTGCTGCAAGAGACGGTGCAAATGCTCCAACCTCAAGCTGAACACACCGGAACGAACATCCAACTGATCCACGAAGGTGAAGGAAACAGCACCGCGCCGGACACTCTGGGAGATCGCTTGCGCTTGCAGCAGGTGTTTCGCAACATCATCCTCAATGCCATGCAGGCGATGCCAGGAGGTGGGCGGCTGGAGATCACACTGAAAACGGATCCCTCCTGGGTGACACTGACCTTTGACGATCGGGGGCCGGGCTTTTCTGCCGCTGCCCTCGATCAAGGTGTGGAGCTGTTTTTCTCTGAAAAAGAAGGGGGGATGGGCGTGGGGCTTAACGTTGCACGAGAGATCATTTCTGCCCACGGAGGTCAAATGACGCTCAAAAATCATCCCAAAGGCGGTGCTCGAGTCGAGATCACTTTGCCGATGATCA
- a CDS encoding helix-turn-helix domain-containing protein — translation MSMLPGIQLRTAREKRGLTLLDVAHETRIPAQRLRWLEQDNWAAFGSLTYARSFLKIYGQFLDIDVEEVLEELPTSKLGGPGDYRYLTENHGPWVVKDRRLQRLLNAQERKKASRSPLVAGLVIFALVFVGTGLWGHHVSQEALKAGAKQAPTVPLAHETPQMEILSMKGTSRSDLTSDSMRTRPVISQPAPAFDTGLPAGLQ, via the coding sequence ATGTCTATGTTGCCTGGCATCCAGCTACGAACAGCGCGTGAAAAACGTGGGCTGACGCTGCTGGATGTTGCCCACGAAACGCGTATCCCCGCCCAACGTCTTCGGTGGTTAGAGCAGGATAATTGGGCCGCTTTCGGTAGCCTGACTTACGCCCGCAGCTTTTTAAAAATCTACGGCCAGTTCCTCGACATTGATGTGGAGGAGGTCTTGGAAGAACTTCCCACTTCCAAACTCGGTGGTCCAGGGGACTACCGCTACCTCACCGAAAACCACGGCCCCTGGGTGGTAAAAGATCGCCGCTTACAGCGTCTATTGAACGCACAAGAACGCAAAAAAGCCTCTCGTTCGCCCCTCGTGGCAGGGCTGGTCATTTTCGCCTTGGTATTCGTGGGAACAGGGCTGTGGGGTCATCATGTCTCCCAAGAGGCACTGAAGGCAGGTGCTAAGCAGGCCCCCACGGTTCCCCTCGCCCACGAAACGCCTCAGATGGAAATACTTTCCATGAAAGGTACTTCCCGCAGTGACTTGACTTCAGATTCCATGCGTACCCGTCCAGTCATCTCGCAACCAGCACCCGCATTCGACACTGGATTGCCGGCGGGATTGCAGTAG